One Vespa velutina chromosome 9, iVesVel2.1, whole genome shotgun sequence DNA segment encodes these proteins:
- the LOC124951611 gene encoding dnaJ homolog subfamily C member 7 isoform X1, whose product MANEVQMNEVQMNEEFEPVTIAMNVDKSVVEELAEAKKEIANQYYSLKQYKKALIGYNEVIEMCSDEPRYYGNRAACYMMLGLYRNALVDAKKCIELDPMFLKAYVRVIKCSLILGDIIEAETNISKLLELDPDNKTITSEQKDLEYIQKYLKDADAAYAVKDFRKVVYCMDRCCDVSTSCTRFKLIKAECLAFLGRYEEAQEIANDILHIDKQNADAIYIRGMCLYFQDSVDRAFAHFQQVLRLAPDHDKALDIYKRAKALKKKKEDGNAAFKMKRYQEAYDLFTEALTIDPQNVMTNAKLHFNKATAATKLGRIRESITECTEALKLDENYLKALLRRGSSYLELNEYEEAVRDFEKACKIDNSRENKRFLTGAKMALKKSKRKDYYKILGIDKNASTDDIKKAYRKRAMVHHPDRHANATEGEKKEQEKKFKEVGEAYGILSDPKKRLRYDSGHDMDDTDNNMQDVDPRGMFPTFFAQDGGFQFRTEFYNGYSFHLG is encoded by the exons ATGGCGAACGAAGTGCAAATGAATGAAGTGCAAATGAACGAAGAATTTGAACCAGTGACAATCGCCATGAATGTAGACAAATCGGTAGTTGAAGA attGGCAGAGGCAAAGAAGGAAATAgcaaatcaatattattctctGAAACAATACAAAAAAGCATTAATCGGGTACAATGAAGTTATTG AAATGTGTTCAGATGAACCACGTTATTATGGTAACAGAGCAGCATGTTATATGATGCTTGGCCTATATCGTAACGCTTTAGTTGATGCTAAAAAGTGCATTGAATTGGACCCAATGTTTCTCaaa gCATATGTCAGGGTTATTAAATGTTCTTTGATTTTGGGTGATATCATAGAGGCTGAGACTAATATATCAAAACTTTTGGAACTAGATCCTGACAATAAAACAATAACATCAGAACAAAAGGATTTAGAGTATAtacagaaatatttgaaagatgCAGACGCTGCTTATGCAGTGAAAGATTTCCGTAAG GTTGTATATTGTATGGATCGATGTTGTGATGTAAGCACATCTTGTACAAGATTCAAATTGATCAAAGCTGAATGTCTTGCATTTTTAGGGAGATATGAAGAAGCACAAGAAATTGCCAA tgatattttacatattgaCAAACAAAATGCAGATGCTATTTATATTCGTGgtatgtgtttatattttcaagacAGTGTTGATAGAGCTTTTGCACATTTCCAACAAGTATTAAGATTAGCGCCTGATCATGATAAAGCATTGGATATTTACAAG AGAGCAAAagctttaaaaaagaagaaagaagatggaaatgctgcatttaaaatgaaacgcTATCAAGAAgcatatgatttatttacagAGGCTTTAACTATAGATCCCCAAAATGTAATGACAAATGCAAAACTTCATTTTAATAAAGCAACAGCAGCTACTAAA TTAGGACGAATAAGAGAATCGATCACAGAATGCACAGAAGCTTTAAAACTTgacgaaaattatttaaaagctTTACTTAGGAGAGGATCGTCTTATCtggaattaaatgaatatgaaGAAGCTGTTCGTGACTTTGAGAAAGCATGTAAAATAGATAATAGTCGTg aaaATAAGAGATTCCTCACTGGAGCGAAAATGGCATTGAAAAAgtctaaaagaaaagattattataaaatattaggtatcgataaaaatgcaTCAAccgatgatattaaaaaagcaTATAGAAAACGGGCTATGGTCCATCATCCAG atCGTCATGCTAATGCAACTGaaggggaaaagaaggaacaagaaaagaagttTAAAGAAGTTGGGGAAGCATATGGTATTTTGTCAGACCCCAAAAAACGTTTACGTTATGATAGTGGCCATGACATGGAtgatactgataataatatgcaag atgTGGATCCTCGTGGAATGTTTCCAACCTTTTTTGCTCAAGATGGAGGCTTTCAATTTCGAACTGAATTTTACAATGGTTACAGTTTTCATTTGGGTTAA
- the LOC124951611 gene encoding dnaJ homolog subfamily C member 7 isoform X2 — MKLLAYVRVIKCSLILGDIIEAETNISKLLELDPDNKTITSEQKDLEYIQKYLKDADAAYAVKDFRKVVYCMDRCCDVSTSCTRFKLIKAECLAFLGRYEEAQEIANDILHIDKQNADAIYIRGMCLYFQDSVDRAFAHFQQVLRLAPDHDKALDIYKRAKALKKKKEDGNAAFKMKRYQEAYDLFTEALTIDPQNVMTNAKLHFNKATAATKLGRIRESITECTEALKLDENYLKALLRRGSSYLELNEYEEAVRDFEKACKIDNSRENKRFLTGAKMALKKSKRKDYYKILGIDKNASTDDIKKAYRKRAMVHHPDRHANATEGEKKEQEKKFKEVGEAYGILSDPKKRLRYDSGHDMDDTDNNMQDVDPRGMFPTFFAQDGGFQFRTEFYNGYSFHLG, encoded by the exons ATGAAGTTATTG gCATATGTCAGGGTTATTAAATGTTCTTTGATTTTGGGTGATATCATAGAGGCTGAGACTAATATATCAAAACTTTTGGAACTAGATCCTGACAATAAAACAATAACATCAGAACAAAAGGATTTAGAGTATAtacagaaatatttgaaagatgCAGACGCTGCTTATGCAGTGAAAGATTTCCGTAAG GTTGTATATTGTATGGATCGATGTTGTGATGTAAGCACATCTTGTACAAGATTCAAATTGATCAAAGCTGAATGTCTTGCATTTTTAGGGAGATATGAAGAAGCACAAGAAATTGCCAA tgatattttacatattgaCAAACAAAATGCAGATGCTATTTATATTCGTGgtatgtgtttatattttcaagacAGTGTTGATAGAGCTTTTGCACATTTCCAACAAGTATTAAGATTAGCGCCTGATCATGATAAAGCATTGGATATTTACAAG AGAGCAAAagctttaaaaaagaagaaagaagatggaaatgctgcatttaaaatgaaacgcTATCAAGAAgcatatgatttatttacagAGGCTTTAACTATAGATCCCCAAAATGTAATGACAAATGCAAAACTTCATTTTAATAAAGCAACAGCAGCTACTAAA TTAGGACGAATAAGAGAATCGATCACAGAATGCACAGAAGCTTTAAAACTTgacgaaaattatttaaaagctTTACTTAGGAGAGGATCGTCTTATCtggaattaaatgaatatgaaGAAGCTGTTCGTGACTTTGAGAAAGCATGTAAAATAGATAATAGTCGTg aaaATAAGAGATTCCTCACTGGAGCGAAAATGGCATTGAAAAAgtctaaaagaaaagattattataaaatattaggtatcgataaaaatgcaTCAAccgatgatattaaaaaagcaTATAGAAAACGGGCTATGGTCCATCATCCAG atCGTCATGCTAATGCAACTGaaggggaaaagaaggaacaagaaaagaagttTAAAGAAGTTGGGGAAGCATATGGTATTTTGTCAGACCCCAAAAAACGTTTACGTTATGATAGTGGCCATGACATGGAtgatactgataataatatgcaag atgTGGATCCTCGTGGAATGTTTCCAACCTTTTTTGCTCAAGATGGAGGCTTTCAATTTCGAACTGAATTTTACAATGGTTACAGTTTTCATTTGGGTTAA
- the LOC124951613 gene encoding neurotrophin 1 isoform X2, with protein sequence MMKRETNSFDRIFVSGCIVLLFFKNIHTYPHEEFQSSKSSMDRNWELNNNVSAQHAIQTKIITHREDQSSGSTTNHMYGQDMSVRDGKFVFPTEDIPTSQSHKNTLLLPAPVCNGTTFCEKVFEYPEEIINAAIQRNNSIKYLATVDAIPDIVQRVDTTDDAPLCLSSEQVIYPKSAESKNKEWLFIVNQENFKQGVRIETCSNENSECNIVNGLAEGYKTTCKQKYIYRQLAAVSNNGKINPEMFRFPSSCCCHVKFIGNSLTRMGIGNQRSQKTEIKNRK encoded by the exons atgatgaaacgaGAAACTAATagtttcgatcgaattttcgtGAGTGGATGTATTGTACTTCTg ttttttaaaaatattcatacttATCCACATGAAGAATTTCAATCCTCAAAATCATCGATGGATAGAAATTgggaattaaataataatgtctcAGCACAACATGCAATTCAGACTAAAATTATTACACATAGAGAGGATCAATCATCAGGATCTACAACAAACCATATGTATGGTCAGGATATGAGTGTAAGAG AtggaaaatttgtttttcctaCGGAAGATATACCAACAAGTCAGTCACACAAAaacacattattattaccagCACCAGTTTGTAATGGAACAACTTTTTGTGAAAAAGTATTTGAATATcctgaagaaataataaatgctgCAATTCAGcgaaataatagtattaaatatttagcAACTGTAGATGCA ATACCTGATATTGTACAAAGAGTTGATACGACGGATGATGCACCTCTTTGTTTATCTAGt GAACAAGTAATTTATCCAAAATCTgcagaaagtaaaaataaggaatggttatttattgtaaatcaagaaaattttaagCAAGGTGTACGAATTGAAACATGCAG TAATGAAAATAGTGAATGTAATATAGTCAATGGTCTTGCTGAAGGCTATAAAACTACATGTAAACAAAAGTACATTTACCGTCAGTTAGCTGCTGTTTCAAATAATGGTAAGATTAATCCAGAAATGTTTCGTTTCCCATCAAGTTGTTGTTGTCATGTTAAATTTATTGGAAATTCATTGACCAGAATGGGAATTGGTAATCAAAGAAGTCAAAAAACTGAGataaaaaatcgtaaataG
- the LOC124951613 gene encoding neurotrophin 1 isoform X1, translating to MMKRETNSFDRIFVSGCIVLLFFKNIHTYPHEEFQSSKSSMDRNWELNNNVSAQHAIQTKIITHREDQSSGSTTNHMYGQDMSVRGAQIGQRKLLEQRNNIDGKFVFPTEDIPTSQSHKNTLLLPAPVCNGTTFCEKVFEYPEEIINAAIQRNNSIKYLATVDAIPDIVQRVDTTDDAPLCLSSEQVIYPKSAESKNKEWLFIVNQENFKQGVRIETCSNENSECNIVNGLAEGYKTTCKQKYIYRQLAAVSNNGKINPEMFRFPSSCCCHVKFIGNSLTRMGIGNQRSQKTEIKNRK from the exons atgatgaaacgaGAAACTAATagtttcgatcgaattttcgtGAGTGGATGTATTGTACTTCTg ttttttaaaaatattcatacttATCCACATGAAGAATTTCAATCCTCAAAATCATCGATGGATAGAAATTgggaattaaataataatgtctcAGCACAACATGCAATTCAGACTAAAATTATTACACATAGAGAGGATCAATCATCAGGATCTACAACAAACCATATGTATGGTCAGGATATGAGTGTAAGAG GAGCTCAAATAGGGCAAAGAAAATTACttgaacaaagaaataatattg AtggaaaatttgtttttcctaCGGAAGATATACCAACAAGTCAGTCACACAAAaacacattattattaccagCACCAGTTTGTAATGGAACAACTTTTTGTGAAAAAGTATTTGAATATcctgaagaaataataaatgctgCAATTCAGcgaaataatagtattaaatatttagcAACTGTAGATGCA ATACCTGATATTGTACAAAGAGTTGATACGACGGATGATGCACCTCTTTGTTTATCTAGt GAACAAGTAATTTATCCAAAATCTgcagaaagtaaaaataaggaatggttatttattgtaaatcaagaaaattttaagCAAGGTGTACGAATTGAAACATGCAG TAATGAAAATAGTGAATGTAATATAGTCAATGGTCTTGCTGAAGGCTATAAAACTACATGTAAACAAAAGTACATTTACCGTCAGTTAGCTGCTGTTTCAAATAATGGTAAGATTAATCCAGAAATGTTTCGTTTCCCATCAAGTTGTTGTTGTCATGTTAAATTTATTGGAAATTCATTGACCAGAATGGGAATTGGTAATCAAAGAAGTCAAAAAACTGAGataaaaaatcgtaaataG
- the LOC124951612 gene encoding uncharacterized protein LOC124951612 isoform X4 has protein sequence MPDIKNVIELLCKHLNLSIKVAIQPEYFRLSKYNNTTQKSDTLWTMLHILSFYAAKEKQNDIYFEEYGSKYHCDAVLGYKKPETKMDLAICWQTPVDPIYEPPRSTHIDGSEGGAAPAIFELVQGAPKSRCDQLRSNNYNIKHNNNKNREIYDMNFAKKDQDKRYNNSHQNQNNCKHHCKCMDSMNIQKSISRERSRSQCSIRNSAVICENKEKNDPRLIKSAVGITLGTESNNASRRLPQKIDVPRPKTPFAKRSFSIETLSPPFSIVNGCRDTDYPEHWRLMTVYQQSYKNPRKYKANFHR, from the exons ATGCCGGatattaaaaacgttataGAATTGCTATGTAAACATttgaatttatcaattaaagtGGCAATTCAACCGGAATATTTTAGgttatctaaatataataatacaacgCAAAAATCT GATACATTATGGACAATGTTACACATATTAAGTTTTTATGCggcgaaagaaaaacaaaatgacatATACTTTGAGGAATATG GCTCCAAATATCACTGCGATGCCGTATTAGGATACAAGAAGCCAGAAACAAAGATGGATTTGGCTATTTGCTGGCAGACTCCTGTGGATCCAATTTATGAACCACCGAGATCGACTCACATCGATGGATCAGAGGGAGGAGCTGCACCGGCAATTTTTGAACTTGTACAAGGTGCACCAAAGTCGAGATGTGATCAATTACGttctaacaattataatattaaacataataataataagaatcgTGAAATATATGACATGAATTTCGCAAAAAAAGATCAAGAcaaacgttataataattcacACCAGAATCAAAATAATTGCAAGCATCATTGTAAATGCATGGATTCTATGAATATCCAAAAATCAATTTCCCGCGAACGTTCTAGATCACAATGTTCTATTAGGAATAGCGCTGTAATCTgtgagaataaagaaaagaacgatccTAGATTAATCAAATCAGCTGTAGGAATTACTTTAGGTACTGAATCAAATAATGCATCTCGACGATTACCACAAAAAATAGATGTTCCACGACCAAAAACACCATTCGCTAAAAGATCCTTTAGTATAGAAACTTTATCTCCTCCTTTTAGTATCGTAAACGGTTGTAGAGATACCGATTATCCAGAACATTGGAGACTTATGACGGTCTATCAGCAATCTTATAAAAATCCTCGAAAATATAAAGCTAATTTTCACCGTTAA
- the LOC124951612 gene encoding uncharacterized protein LOC124951612 isoform X5: MPDIKNVIELLCKHLNLSIKVAIQPEYFRLSKYNNTTQKSDTLWTMLHILSFYAAKEKQNDIYFEEYDKLSATKLYFAFLQYPEIEFYGLSESCHNNRVLLLAFAWLLATQNVLSIVVRVNLTSSLLGRECSCPNISLSDLRAIGVMLDIHLKWMEKEHLFYDWMITVIKEYEKSVDININRISWDEIGSFISLLEQIIKKKLYSVCSEKTEDRLECYNTFQCTSRLLRTSDVKCEVNKWLMDVTIQLNQVKETLAKNKEELALQLKNILMIVPLCIQV; encoded by the exons ATGCCGGatattaaaaacgttataGAATTGCTATGTAAACATttgaatttatcaattaaagtGGCAATTCAACCGGAATATTTTAGgttatctaaatataataatacaacgCAAAAATCT GATACATTATGGACAATGTTACACATATTAAGTTTTTATGCggcgaaagaaaaacaaaatgacatATACTTTGAGGAATATG ATAAATTATCTgctacaaaattatattttgcttttttacaatatccagaaattgaattttatggTTTATCAGAAAGCTGCCATAACAATAGAGTACTTCTATTAGCATTTGCATGGCTTTTAGCGACACAAAATGTTTTGAGTATTGTAGTACGTGTCAATTTGACATCTAGTCTTTTAGGAAGAGAATGTTCATGCCCTAATATATCTTTG TCAGATTTGCGTGCTATTGGTGTGATGTTggatatacatttaaaatggATGGAAAAAGAACATCTATTTTATGATTGGATG ATAACTGTGATCAAGGAATATGAGAAATCtgtagatattaatataaatagaataagtTGGGATGAAATTGGTagtttcatttctttgttagaacagatcataaaaaaaaaattatattccgtTTGCtcagaaaaaacagaagacaGGCTGGAATGTTATAACACTTTCCAATGTACATCTCGTTTATTAAGAACATCCGATGTCAAATGCGAAGTTAATAAATGGTTAATGGATGTAACCATTCAACTGAATCAAGTAAAAGAAACACttgcaaaaaataaagaagaactcgcattacaattgaaaaatatattaatgattgtGCCATTGTGTATTCAAGTTTAA
- the LOC124951612 gene encoding uncharacterized protein LOC124951612 isoform X1 codes for MPDIKNVIELLCKHLNLSIKVAIQPEYFRLSKYNNTTQKSDTLWTMLHILSFYAAKEKQNDIYFEEYDKLSATKLYFAFLQYPEIEFYGLSESCHNNRVLLLAFAWLLATQNVLSIVVRVNLTSSLLGRECSCPNISLKEVSRVETSCSVHTQIKNIIHHNSKVNFNIKHIFELICKKVKLLNKVHGASMNFDHLVHMNVMEIAFIKQLLALHTDSNFNQCKQQQSDLRAIGVMLDIHLKWMEKEHLFYDWMITVIKEYEKSVDININRISWDEIGSFISLLEQIIKKKLYSVCSEKTEDRLECYNTFQCTSRLLRTSDVKCEVNKWLMDVTIQLNQVKETLAKNKEELALQLKNILMIVPLCIQV; via the exons ATGCCGGatattaaaaacgttataGAATTGCTATGTAAACATttgaatttatcaattaaagtGGCAATTCAACCGGAATATTTTAGgttatctaaatataataatacaacgCAAAAATCT GATACATTATGGACAATGTTACACATATTAAGTTTTTATGCggcgaaagaaaaacaaaatgacatATACTTTGAGGAATATG ATAAATTATCTgctacaaaattatattttgcttttttacaatatccagaaattgaattttatggTTTATCAGAAAGCTGCCATAACAATAGAGTACTTCTATTAGCATTTGCATGGCTTTTAGCGACACAAAATGTTTTGAGTATTGTAGTACGTGTCAATTTGACATCTAGTCTTTTAGGAAGAGAATGTTCATGCCCTAATATATCTTTG aaagaaGTATCTAGAGTAGAAACGTCATGCTCTGTACatacacaaataaaaaatattatccatCACAATAgtaaagtaaattttaatattaaacatatattcgaattaatttgcaaaaaagtaaaattgttaaataaagtTCATGGTGCTAGCATGAATTTTGATCATCTTGTACATATGAATGTAATGGAAATCgcatttataaaacaattattagcCTTACATACAGattcaaattttaatcaatgTAAACAACAACAGTCAGATTTGCGTGCTATTGGTGTGATGTTggatatacatttaaaatggATGGAAAAAGAACATCTATTTTATGATTGGATG ATAACTGTGATCAAGGAATATGAGAAATCtgtagatattaatataaatagaataagtTGGGATGAAATTGGTagtttcatttctttgttagaacagatcataaaaaaaaaattatattccgtTTGCtcagaaaaaacagaagacaGGCTGGAATGTTATAACACTTTCCAATGTACATCTCGTTTATTAAGAACATCCGATGTCAAATGCGAAGTTAATAAATGGTTAATGGATGTAACCATTCAACTGAATCAAGTAAAAGAAACACttgcaaaaaataaagaagaactcgcattacaattgaaaaatatattaatgattgtGCCATTGTGTATTCAAGTTTAA
- the LOC124951612 gene encoding uncharacterized protein LOC124951612 isoform X2, with translation MPDIKNVIELLCKHLNLSIKVAIQPEYFRLSKYNNTTQKSDTLWTMLHILSFYAAKEKQNDIYFEEYEIEFYGLSESCHNNRVLLLAFAWLLATQNVLSIVVRVNLTSSLLGRECSCPNISLKEVSRVETSCSVHTQIKNIIHHNSKVNFNIKHIFELICKKVKLLNKVHGASMNFDHLVHMNVMEIAFIKQLLALHTDSNFNQCKQQQSDLRAIGVMLDIHLKWMEKEHLFYDWMITVIKEYEKSVDININRISWDEIGSFISLLEQIIKKKLYSVCSEKTEDRLECYNTFQCTSRLLRTSDVKCEVNKWLMDVTIQLNQVKETLAKNKEELALQLKNILMIVPLCIQV, from the exons ATGCCGGatattaaaaacgttataGAATTGCTATGTAAACATttgaatttatcaattaaagtGGCAATTCAACCGGAATATTTTAGgttatctaaatataataatacaacgCAAAAATCT GATACATTATGGACAATGTTACACATATTAAGTTTTTATGCggcgaaagaaaaacaaaatgacatATACTTTGAGGAATATG aaattgaattttatggTTTATCAGAAAGCTGCCATAACAATAGAGTACTTCTATTAGCATTTGCATGGCTTTTAGCGACACAAAATGTTTTGAGTATTGTAGTACGTGTCAATTTGACATCTAGTCTTTTAGGAAGAGAATGTTCATGCCCTAATATATCTTTG aaagaaGTATCTAGAGTAGAAACGTCATGCTCTGTACatacacaaataaaaaatattatccatCACAATAgtaaagtaaattttaatattaaacatatattcgaattaatttgcaaaaaagtaaaattgttaaataaagtTCATGGTGCTAGCATGAATTTTGATCATCTTGTACATATGAATGTAATGGAAATCgcatttataaaacaattattagcCTTACATACAGattcaaattttaatcaatgTAAACAACAACAGTCAGATTTGCGTGCTATTGGTGTGATGTTggatatacatttaaaatggATGGAAAAAGAACATCTATTTTATGATTGGATG ATAACTGTGATCAAGGAATATGAGAAATCtgtagatattaatataaatagaataagtTGGGATGAAATTGGTagtttcatttctttgttagaacagatcataaaaaaaaaattatattccgtTTGCtcagaaaaaacagaagacaGGCTGGAATGTTATAACACTTTCCAATGTACATCTCGTTTATTAAGAACATCCGATGTCAAATGCGAAGTTAATAAATGGTTAATGGATGTAACCATTCAACTGAATCAAGTAAAAGAAACACttgcaaaaaataaagaagaactcgcattacaattgaaaaatatattaatgattgtGCCATTGTGTATTCAAGTTTAA
- the LOC124951612 gene encoding uncharacterized protein LOC124951612 isoform X3, giving the protein MLFTKICIRKKHEIGLENADQKLKCYDRFAIAKKLHAENLKHQPLPDKVNDDIMKNFKLKESFHLPSLNEQYRNNKKYNSCNKLGSKYHCDAVLGYKKPETKMDLAICWQTPVDPIYEPPRSTHIDGSEGGAAPAIFELVQGAPKSRCDQLRSNNYNIKHNNNKNREIYDMNFAKKDQDKRYNNSHQNQNNCKHHCKCMDSMNIQKSISRERSRSQCSIRNSAVICENKEKNDPRLIKSAVGITLGTESNNASRRLPQKIDVPRPKTPFAKRSFSIETLSPPFSIVNGCRDTDYPEHWRLMTVYQQSYKNPRKYKANFHR; this is encoded by the exons ATGTTGTTTACCAAAATATGTATCAG gaaaaaacaTGAAATAGGACTTGAAAATGCTGATCAAAAGCTAAAGTGCTATGATAGATTTGCTATCGCGAAAAAGCTTCACGCGGAGAATTTAAAACATCAACCACTTCCTGATAAAGTCAACGACGATATAATGAAGAATTTCAAACTAAAGGAATCTTTCCATTTACCGTCCTTAAATGAACAATACCGAAACAACAAAAAGTATAATAGTTGTAATAAATTAGGCTCCAAATATCACTGCGATGCCGTATTAGGATACAAGAAGCCAGAAACAAAGATGGATTTGGCTATTTGCTGGCAGACTCCTGTGGATCCAATTTATGAACCACCGAGATCGACTCACATCGATGGATCAGAGGGAGGAGCTGCACCGGCAATTTTTGAACTTGTACAAGGTGCACCAAAGTCGAGATGTGATCAATTACGttctaacaattataatattaaacataataataataagaatcgTGAAATATATGACATGAATTTCGCAAAAAAAGATCAAGAcaaacgttataataattcacACCAGAATCAAAATAATTGCAAGCATCATTGTAAATGCATGGATTCTATGAATATCCAAAAATCAATTTCCCGCGAACGTTCTAGATCACAATGTTCTATTAGGAATAGCGCTGTAATCTgtgagaataaagaaaagaacgatccTAGATTAATCAAATCAGCTGTAGGAATTACTTTAGGTACTGAATCAAATAATGCATCTCGACGATTACCACAAAAAATAGATGTTCCACGACCAAAAACACCATTCGCTAAAAGATCCTTTAGTATAGAAACTTTATCTCCTCCTTTTAGTATCGTAAACGGTTGTAGAGATACCGATTATCCAGAACATTGGAGACTTATGACGGTCTATCAGCAATCTTATAAAAATCCTCGAAAATATAAAGCTAATTTTCACCGTTAA